The Agromyces sp. LHK192 genome includes a window with the following:
- a CDS encoding glycosyl hydrolase family 18 protein — protein MRPTGKLRHRLRVGAVALGLAVLGTALVPLAAANAAPDCATPWNATTVYTGGQAVSYDGSNYSAKWWTQNDVPGAEQWGPWASQGACGTTTPPTTPPATTRRPRPRRPPSPRHDAAGDDAPATEPPATGTPWTSNPDEKCRPDGLYQTPGVDVPYCTIYDEQGREKLPNGLEHRVIGYFTNWRTGANGQPRYLANDIPWKQLSHINYAFAHIDGQGKVSVNQTVAGNASTDMTWPGVAGAEMDPALPYKGHFNLLTKYKKQNPGVKALVSVGGWAETGGHFDGSGARVADGGFYTLTDSQAKIDAFAESAVSFIRTYGFDGVDIDYEYANSNGKAGSPDDFSFSEPRRAKLWAGYESLMKTLREKLDRAGAADGTHYLLTVAAPASGWLLRGAEVYQVTPYLDYVNIMSYDLHGSWNDYVGGNGPLFDDGKDPELAAGGVYGAYSNIGYLNTDWAYHYFRGAMPAGRINLGVPFYTRGWDDVQGGTNGLYGKAPLADQAKCPPGTGPTIGGTSKCGNGATGINNLWHDLDKTGAEVGAGANPIWHVLNLQKGVVGDYTASYGAPTTITGTYTHHFDQTTKTEWWWNASTKTFLSGDSDQAITAKADYIADNGIGGAMIWELAGDYEYNAQKGQYEMGSTLVGLLHDTLAASQPYDATKANVAMPTKAIDLGVEYTEFALGDNNYPINPRVTFVNNSDTAIPAGSTITFDTATSDTGAMGEQNGWGITKVSSDHTGSNVGGLKGDFHTYTLKVPSGGIPANGSAYTKLSWRLPMTEISNLRVKVGSETYAALHDLPRGATVVEPSTGSGGGTGGGTGTCTATAWSATAVYTGGAKVSYGGSTYTAKWWTQGDQPGSAAVWGDPVTC, from the coding sequence ATGCGACCGACAGGCAAGCTGCGTCACCGACTCCGCGTCGGTGCCGTCGCCCTCGGGCTCGCGGTGCTCGGGACGGCGCTCGTGCCGCTCGCAGCAGCGAACGCCGCCCCCGACTGCGCCACGCCGTGGAACGCGACGACCGTGTACACCGGAGGCCAGGCGGTCTCCTACGACGGCTCGAACTACTCCGCCAAGTGGTGGACCCAGAACGACGTGCCCGGCGCGGAGCAGTGGGGTCCGTGGGCCTCGCAGGGCGCCTGCGGCACCACGACGCCGCCCACGACACCGCCGGCCACGACCCGCCGGCCACGACCCCGCCGGCCACCGAGCCCCCGCCACGACGCCGCCGGCGACGACGCCCCGGCCACCGAGCCGCCCGCGACCGGCACCCCCTGGACGAGCAACCCCGACGAGAAGTGCCGCCCCGACGGGTTGTACCAGACCCCCGGCGTGGACGTGCCCTACTGCACGATCTACGACGAGCAGGGCCGTGAGAAGCTGCCCAACGGTCTCGAGCACCGGGTGATCGGCTACTTCACCAACTGGCGCACCGGCGCGAACGGCCAGCCGCGCTACCTCGCGAACGACATCCCGTGGAAGCAGCTCAGCCACATCAACTACGCGTTCGCCCACATCGACGGGCAGGGCAAGGTCTCGGTCAACCAGACCGTCGCGGGCAACGCGTCCACGGACATGACCTGGCCCGGCGTCGCCGGCGCCGAGATGGACCCGGCGCTGCCCTATAAGGGCCACTTCAACCTGCTCACGAAGTACAAGAAGCAGAACCCCGGCGTCAAGGCGCTCGTCTCGGTCGGCGGCTGGGCCGAGACCGGAGGACACTTCGACGGGTCCGGCGCTCGCGTCGCCGACGGCGGCTTCTACACGCTGACGGATTCGCAGGCCAAGATCGACGCATTCGCCGAGTCGGCGGTGTCGTTCATCCGCACCTACGGGTTCGACGGCGTCGACATCGACTACGAGTACGCCAACAGCAACGGCAAGGCGGGCAGCCCCGACGACTTCTCGTTCTCGGAGCCGCGTCGGGCCAAGTTGTGGGCCGGCTACGAGTCGCTCATGAAGACCCTGCGCGAGAAGCTCGACCGCGCGGGTGCGGCCGACGGCACCCACTACCTGCTCACCGTCGCGGCACCGGCATCCGGCTGGCTGCTGCGCGGCGCGGAGGTCTACCAGGTGACGCCGTACCTCGACTACGTCAACATCATGAGCTACGACCTGCACGGGTCGTGGAACGACTACGTGGGCGGCAACGGTCCGCTGTTCGACGACGGCAAGGACCCCGAGCTCGCCGCGGGCGGCGTCTACGGTGCCTACAGCAACATCGGGTACCTGAACACCGACTGGGCGTACCACTACTTCCGCGGCGCGATGCCGGCGGGCCGCATCAACCTCGGCGTGCCCTTCTACACGCGCGGTTGGGACGACGTGCAGGGCGGCACCAACGGCCTGTACGGCAAGGCGCCCCTCGCCGACCAGGCGAAGTGCCCGCCGGGCACCGGTCCGACGATCGGCGGCACGTCGAAGTGCGGCAACGGCGCCACGGGCATCAACAACCTGTGGCACGACCTCGACAAGACCGGCGCGGAGGTGGGCGCCGGTGCGAACCCGATCTGGCACGTGCTGAACCTGCAGAAGGGCGTCGTGGGCGACTACACCGCCTCGTACGGCGCCCCGACCACCATCACGGGCACGTACACGCACCACTTCGACCAGACCACGAAGACCGAGTGGTGGTGGAATGCCTCGACGAAGACCTTCCTCTCCGGCGACTCGGACCAGGCGATCACGGCGAAGGCGGACTACATCGCCGACAACGGGATCGGCGGTGCGATGATCTGGGAGCTCGCGGGCGACTACGAGTACAACGCGCAGAAGGGGCAGTACGAGATGGGCTCGACGCTCGTCGGGCTCCTGCACGACACGCTCGCGGCCTCGCAGCCGTACGACGCGACGAAGGCCAACGTGGCGATGCCGACGAAGGCGATCGACCTCGGCGTGGAGTACACCGAGTTCGCGTTGGGCGACAACAACTACCCGATCAACCCGCGGGTCACGTTCGTCAACAACTCCGACACCGCGATCCCGGCCGGCTCCACGATCACGTTCGACACGGCGACCAGCGACACCGGCGCGATGGGCGAGCAGAACGGCTGGGGCATCACGAAGGTCTCGAGCGACCACACCGGCAGCAACGTCGGCGGTCTCAAGGGCGACTTCCACACGTACACGCTGAAGGTGCCGTCAGGCGGGATCCCCGCGAACGGCAGCGCGTACACCAAGTTGTCGTGGCGGCTCCCGATGACCGAGATCTCGAACCTCCGCGTGAAGGTCGGGTCCGAGACGTACGCGGCGCTGCACGACCTGCCGCGAGGTGCCACGGTCGTCGAGCCCTCGACGGGGTCGGGCGGCGGCACCGGCGGCGGCACCGGCACGTGCACGGCGACCGCCTGGAGCGCGACCGCGGTCTACACGGGCGGCGCGAAGGTGTCGTACGGCGGCTCGACGTACACCGCGAAGTGGTGGACGCAGGGCGACCAGCCGGGTTCGGCGGCGGTCTGGGGCGACCCGGTGACCTGCTGA